In Carcharodon carcharias isolate sCarCar2 chromosome 24 unlocalized genomic scaffold, sCarCar2.pri SUPER_24_unloc_1, whole genome shotgun sequence, the genomic stretch ccccgcccccctcgtccgaacccccaccccccaagtcccTTCCTGTAAAGCCACAGCCCCAATCAAGCCTTCACTCCCcaattccacccccccaacccctttacTCTCATCCCGTCTGACCTGTCGCTCCAACTTCCCCCTCCAAAACCCTCCCctctccaatccccctcccctccagacCTCTTCCCTCCGAAGCCCTTccctccaatccccctcccctccagtcaTCTTCCCTCCGAAGCCCTTccctccaatccccctcccctccagtgCTCTTCCCTCCAAATCCCttccctaccatccccctcccctccagtccTCTTCCCTCCAAACCCCCTGCCCCCAGTCCCCTTccctccaatccccctcccctccagtccTCTTCCCTCCAAACCCCTCCCCTCCAGTCCTCTTccctccaatccccctcccctccagtccTCTTCCCTCCAAACCCCCTGCCCCAGTCCCCTTccctccaatccccctcccctccagtccTCTTCCCTCCAAACCCCTCCCCTCCAGTCCCCTTccctccaatccccctcccctccagtccCCCTTCcctccaaaccccctcccctccagtccTCTTCCCTCCAAACCCCTCCCCTCCAGTCCTCTTCCCTCCAAACCCCTCCCCTCCAGTCCCCTTccctccaatccccctcccctccagtccccttccctccaatccccctcccctccagtccTCTTCCCTCCAAACCCCTCCCCTCCAGTCCCCTTCCCTCCAATCCCCCTCACCTCCAGTCCTCTTccctccaatccccctcccctccagtccccttccctccaatcccctcccctccagtccccttccctccaatccccctcccctccagtccccttccctccaatccccctcccctccagtcctcttccctccaatccccctcccctccagacCTCTTCCCTCCAAACCCCCTGCCCCCAGTCCCCTTccctccaatccccctcccctccagtccccttccctccaatccccctcccctccagtccTCTTCCCTCCAAACCCCCTGCCCCCAGTCCCCTTccctccaatccccctcccctccagtccCCTTCCCTCCAAACCCCCTGCCCCCAGTCCCCTTccctccaatccccctcccctccagtccTCTTCCCTCCAAACCCCTCCCCTCCAGTCCCCTTccctccaatccccctcccctccagtccTCTTCCCTCCAAACCCCTCCCCTCCAGTCCTCTTCCCTCCAAACCCCTCCCCTCCAGTCCTCTTccctccaatccccctcccctccagtccccttccctccaatccccctcccctccagtcctcttccctccaatccccctcccctccagtccccttccctccaatccccctcacctccagtcctcttccctccaatccccctcccctccagtccccttccctccaatccccctcccctccagtccccttccctccaatccccctcccctccagtccccttccctccaatccccctcccctccagtcctcttccctccaatccccctcccctccagtccTCTTCCCTCCAAACCCCCTGCCCCCAGTCCCCttccccccaatccccctcccctccagtccccttccctccaatccccctcccctccagtccccttccctccaatccccctcccctccagtccacttccctccaatccccctcccctccagtccTCTTCcctccaaaccccctcccctccagtccTCTTCCCTCCAAACCCCTCCCCTCCAGTCCTCTTCCCTCCAAACCCCTCCCCTCCAGTCCCCTTccctccaatccccctcccctccagtccccttccctccaatccccctcccctccagtcctcttccctccaatccccctcccctccagtccTCTTCCCTCCAAACCCCCTGCCCCCAGTCCCCTTccctccaatccccctcccctccagtccccttccctccaatccccctcccctccagtccCCTTCCCTCCAAACCCCCTGCCCCCAGTCCCCTTccctccaatccccctcccctccagtccTCTTCCCTCCAAACCCCTCCCCTCCAGTCCCCTTccctccaatccccctcccctccagtccCCTTCCCTCCAAACTCCCTGCCCCCAGTCCCCTTCCCTCCAATCTCCCTCCCCTCCAGTCCCCTTccctccaatccccctcccctccagtccTCTTCCCTCCAAttccctcccctccaatccccttCCCTTCATATCCCCTGTCCCTAGCCCTCTTCCCTCCGAACTTCCTGCCGCTACTTCTCTCCCCTCCAATTCCCTCCCCTCCAAACCCCCTGCCCCCAGTCCTCTTCCCTCCAGTTCCCTTCCCTCCAAATCCCTTCCCTCCAAATCCCTCCCCTCCAAATCCCTCCCCTCCAGATAGCTCCCCTCCAATCACCGTCCCCTCCTATCTCCCTAGTCCTTTTTCGTCCATATCTCACCCttccaatccccctcccctccaacacccctccctccaatCCGCCTCACCTCCTCTCTAATCCCTTCCCCTCTAACCCTCTCCCACCTAACCCCCTGCACTCTGACCCACTCCGCTCTAACCCCTCTGTTCCAATCCCCTCCCCTCTAACCCCCTTCCCACCAATCAGGTCCCCTCCAGAACCCCTCCTCTCTTCCAATTCTCCGACCGTCCTATACCCCTCCCTGccaatctccctctccaccgatctccctctcccccaaacccccctctccccattccctcccctccGATTCGGTTCCCAGACGCAGTACATGTTCAGTGCTGGGTGCCCATTCCCCAGAAATGTTAGTGGCCTCCTTAGAATACGTCCCTCCTCCCCAGTGCTTTCATACTTACTTTACTCACGGTTCCAGCTTTGCCACTAGCTTTCCCTCGTTCTGCAGCACTGGGCAAGACACAGAGCACAAATATTATTCCAATCACAGTAGCTGTATCTGAACAACAAAGCCATTACATACAGACATAGAGAGGGATTTGGGAGGTTTACATATAGCACAACAGGTACCagcgagtgagttacagacaggaacataatcgagaggttcggggtggtttatatatagaataacagatacccgggagtgagttacagactggaatataatcgaggggtttggggtggtttatatatagaataacagatacccaggagtgagttacagactggaatataatcgaggggtttggggtggtttatatatagaataacagatacccgggagtgagttacagacaggaatctaatcgaggggttcagggtggtttatatatagaataacagatactgggagtgagttacagacaggaatctaatcgagagtttcggggtggtttatatatagaataacagatattcgggagtgagttacagacaggaatctaatcgagggtttcggggtggtttatatataaaataacagatattcgggagtgagttacagaatggaatctaaacgaggggttcggggtggtttatatatagaataacagatacccgggagtgagttacagactggaatctaatcgaggggttcggggtggtttatatatagaataacagatacccgagagtgagttacagactggatctAATGGAGGTGTTTTTTGtgtgctctctctttgcttccctttctctctctctccctcagtctctctctctctccctctgtctctctttttctctttctctctgtctctctctttttctctctgtgttcccctgactctctctctccctctctctctgtctgtctctccatttctccccctctatctctctttctctctctcactgtctctctctgtttctttctgtgtttctcccccacctttctctttctttctctctctgtctgtttctctctccacaactctgcctctatctccctttctctctctgtcattttctctctttctctatctttctctttctgccactctctttctctgtctctccctctttctttctctctctctctctctctgtctctggctgtctctctctctccgtctccctctctatctcttagATGTGATTTAagcgtgaatataggaggtatgatcagtaagttcgcagatggcacaaaaattggtggtgctgtaaataatgaggaggaaagccttagaggacgatatagatgggcaaATAAAATTTAACCTTGAGTagtgagaggtgatgcattttgggagaacTAACACCGCAAGGgaacacacaataaatggtcagaCCCGAGGAAGTACAgatgatcagagggaccttggtgtacatgtccatagatccctgaaggcagcagcacaggtaaagTGGTTAAGACgtaatatgggatacttgcctttattagccgagacttagagtataagagcagagggaggttatgctgggactgtataaaacactggttagggcACAGCTggtgtgctgtgtgcagttctgatcgcagAGGgtgaacatgattgaggtgtataaaattatgaggggcatagataggggtagacaggaaagaacttttccccttggtggagggatcaataaccagggggcatagatttaaggtaaggggcaggaggtttagaggggatgtgaggaagaatggtttcacccagagggtggtgggaatctggaactcactgcctgaaagggtgggagaggcagaaaccctcataacattgaagcagtgtttggatgtgcacttgaaacactatagcatacagggctgcaggcctagtgctggaaaatgggattagaatagatagttaCTTGATGGCCggcaccctctatctctctctctctttctgtttctttctctctctccctcaccatctctttctctgtctctctctctgtttttcactctctctctgtctctgcctttctctgtttctctgtctttccctctctatctctctctctctgattctctctctctcagtttttctgtctctctctctctgtgtctctctctgattctctctctctgtctctccccctctctcccatccccatctctacctctctctctttatcttgctctctctctatctcaatctctttctatctcaatctctctctgtctcactctgtctctcacgctcttGTTCCACCTCACTGACACCTCTTGTtctctctgtccttgtctctctgtttctctctctctctctctctctccctgtctctctctcactctctccctatctctctctctgtctatccctgtctctctgtctccctctctgtgtctctctctgtctctgtctctctctctctccccgtctctctgtctctctgtctctctctgtgtctctctgtctctgtctctctctttctccctctgtctctctctctctcactctctccctatctctctctttgtctctccttgtctctctgtccccctctctgtgtctctctctgtctctgtccctctctctctctctccctctgtctctctctctctctccagctgtctctctgtctctctctgtgtctctctgtctctgtctctctctctctgtctctctctcccccgtctctctgtctctctctctctccccctgtctctctgtctctctctctctgtctctctctctctctcccccgtctctccctctctctgtctccctctgcctctcacgcTCTTGTTCCACCTCACTGACACCTCTTGTtctctctgtccttgtctctgtttctttctctctctctctctctccctgtctctctctcactctctccctatctctctctctgtctatccctgtctctctgtctccctctctgtgtctctctctgtctctgtctctctctctctccccctgtctctctgtctccctctctgtctctctctgtgtctctctgtctctgtctctctctctttctccctctgtctctctctctctcactctctccctatctctctctttgtctctccctgtctctatgtccccctctctgtgtctctctctgtctctgtctctctctctctctctctccctctgtctctctctccctctccagctgtctctctgtctctctctgtctctctgtctctgtctttctgtctctctctctctctctccccctgtctctctgtctctctctctctgtcatgtctctctctctcccccgtctctcactctctgtctctctctctcccccaccgtctctccgtctctctgtctccctctctgtctctctctgtctctgtctgtctctctctctctccccctgtctctcggtctctctctctctcccctgtctctctctctctgtctctctctctcccccgtctctccctctctctgtctctctctctctccccctgtctctctctctctgtctctctgtctctgtctctctgtctccctctttctctctctgtctctctctctctctctctcactgttcctctccccctcactcacctggcTCCTTTGAAGAAAATAGTCTCACTCCTGGCACGCCTCCTGACAATGTACCGGAACAGGTACAAGCCTCCAACGATGAGGAGGATGATACCCAGGAAGGTTCCAATGATTGCACCTGagacaacaccagcaccaactggGGGGACTGCGGAAACGAGAGAGGTGCCAGTCAGCACAAACACTTACAAACATCTTGGCTATTAAGCTGAGCCACATAGACTGACTCTCTTGGCCATCACGGCACACAGAGGATggccactcggcccattgagtccatgccagctcacgGTAGAGCAACCCACTCAGTCCCATTCCTCCCTgttctatccccatatccctcttgAGCTAAATTCCCTCAAAGTCCCgtccaaattccttttgaaatgatTCAATGTCCCCGATCCCACCACCCTCGCaggcagttctggtctccgtatcccctcggtcagaccacacttggagcactgtgcacagttctggtctccgtacccctcggttagaccacacttggagcaccgtgcacagttccggtctccgtatccctcggttagaccacactcggagcactgtgcacagttctggtctccgtatccctcggttagaccacacttggagcactgtgcacagttctggtctccgtacccctcggttagaccacacttggagcactgtgcacagttctggtctccgtacccctcggttagaccacacttggagcactgtgcacagttctggtctccgtatccctcggttagaccacacttggagcactgtgcacagttctggtctccatatccctcggttagaccacacctggagcactgtgcacagttctggtctccgtatccctcggttagaccacacttggagcgtacagacacacgcagacagaaTTTGAATGCATTACTTCTGTCATAAACAGTCAGGTGGACATCGGAGGAAGTTCCGACCACATCTGGGGGGTTCTTAACATCACAGGTGAAGGTTCCGTTATCGATGTAGTCGAGGTTACGGATCACGATGGAGCCATCTTGTTTGGAAATATCTCCGACCCATTCCACTCGCCCTCTGAACTGACCCCATTTCTCAATATAAGGGATGCCGTTGCCATAATGAAAGATCTGTCACAATAGAGAAGACAGTTAGAATGACACAACCccattaaatctccctctacactgtccccatcaaaaactacCAACACAGGtttagcacggggttagatacagagtaaagctccctctacactgtccccatcaaacactcccaggacaggtacagcacggggttagatacagagtaaatctccctctacactgtccccatcaaacacacacaggacaggaacagcacggggttagatacagagtaaatctccctcttcactgtcaccatcaaacactcccaggacaggtacagcaaggggttagatacagagtaaatctccctctacactgttcccatcaaacactccccggacaggtacagcacagggttagatacagaataaatctccctctacactgtccccatcaaacactccccggacaggaacagcacggggttagatacagagtaaatctccctctacactgtccccatcaaacagtcccaggacaggtacagcacagggttagatacagaataaatctccctctacactgtccccatcaaacactcacagggcaggaacagcacggggttagatacagagtaaatctccctctacactgttcccatcaaacactcccaggacaggtacagcacggggttagatacagagtaaagctccctctacactgtccccatcaaacacacccaggacaggtacagcacggggttaggtacagagtaaagctcccacctGCTTGAACATCTCTCTGCCATTCCCGCAGCACTGTTTCCACCCCACCCTCGCCAACGCCCCAACTGCCCACCCTTCCCAGCGGCCCCGCCCACGTCCCCCGCTCGGTGGGATTGCGGCCGGACCCTTGACTTACGGAGATGATGTCCCGTGAGTTGTCTGGCCGGAAGCGCCAGGACAGGGTGGTGAGGTCTGAGACATACTCGCTGGACCAGAAGCCGCAGTACAGCGTGACATCTGAACCCACTCGCTTGTGGAGGTTGTGGTGTGTTGAGACTGAGATACCCTCCGAGGGTCGTAGAACtgatggagagacaaacagacagtgagaggagagggcgaggcagagagagaggtaacCACACCAATGGCTGTACACCCACTGAACTACTTAATGCCTCCCAACACATGAGTTGAAACACAACGACATGACTCAGAGCCTTTAAAAGAGAGATGAGGTACAGTTGACCCAAAGCTGGGACAAAGAGGGAGGTcttaaggactgtcttaaaggaggagagaggcggtgaggtgtagggagggaattccagatctcagggccccaggcagctgaaggcacggtcaccaatggtgcagcaatgggaatcggggacAAATCGGAGGAGCGGAGAGTTCTCGGAGGGTCATAGGTGCTGgcggaggttgcagagatagggagggttgtaggggctggcggaggttacagagatagggagggttggaggggatggcggaggttacagagatagggagggttgtaggggctggagtaggttacagagatagggagggttgtagggactggaggaggttacagagatagggagggttgtagggactggaggaggttacagagatagggagggttgtagggactggaggaagttacggagatagggagggttgtaggggctggaggaggttacagatatagggagggttgtggggactggaggaggttaaagagatagggagtgttgtaggggctggacgaggttacagagatagcaagggTTGCAGGGACAAGAGGAGGtttcagatatagggagggttgtaggggctggcggaggttacagagatagggagggttgttggggctggaggaggttacagagatagggagggttgtagggactgtaggggattacagagatagggaaggttgtagggactggaggggattacagagatagggttgtagggacttgaggggattacagagatagggttgtagggacttgaagggattacagagatacggaaggttgtaggggactggaggaggttacagagatagggaggattataggggctggaggaagttatagagatagggaggattataggggctggaggaatttactgagatagggtgtgttgtaggggctggaggtggttacagagatggggagggttgtaggagctggaggaggttacagagatagggagggttgtagggactggaggaggttacagagattgggagggttgtaggtgcttgagcaggttatagagatagggagggttgtaggggctggagtaagttacagagatagggagggttgtagaatctggaggaggttacagagatagggaggattataggggctggtgggggttacagagataaagagggttgtagggactggaggaagttacggagatagggagggttgtaggggctggaggaggttacagagatagggagggttgtaggggctggacgaggttacagagatagggagggttgtaggggctgggggagtttacagagaaagggagggttatgggggctggaggaggttacagagatagggagggttgcagggactggagggggttacagtgatagggagggttgtaggggctggaggaggttacagagatagggagggttgtaggggttggaggaggttacagagattgggagggatgtaggtgcttgaggagattacagagatatggagggttatagtggctggaggaggttacagaggtagggagggttgtagaattggaggaggttatagagttagggagggctacaggtgctggagggggttacagggataAAGTGTGTTGCAGGGACTGGAAGAGGTTGCAGAGTTAGGCAGGGTTGTCGggtctgaaggaggttacagagatagggagtgatgttagggatggaggaggttacagagttagtgagggttgtagggattggaggaggtcacagagataggaagggtttcAGTGACTGGATGAGGTtccagagatacggagggttttgggggtggaggagtttaaagcgatagggaaggttgtacggtctggaggaggttgcagagatagggaggactgtagggttctggaggaggttgcagagatagggaggactgtagggttctggaggaggttacagagatagggagggttgtagggactggaggaggttagagagttaGGGGGAgttataggagctggaggaggttacagagatagagagggttgtagggactggaggagtttacagagatagggagggttgtaggggctggaggggattacagagataaggaggtttgtaggagctggaggaggttacagagatagagagtgttgtagggactggaggagcttacagcgacaaggaggattgtagggacaggatgaggttccagaggtagggtgggttgtaggggtggaggagtttAAAGCGATAGGGAAGGtagtagggggctggaggaggttacagagatagggagagttgtagggactggaagaggttacagaggtagacagggttgtggggactggaggagcttacagcgATAAGGAGGAAAGTAAGGActgcatgaggttacagagatagggagggttgtaggggtggaggagtttaaagcgatagggaggtttgtaggggctgaaggagggtacagacatagggagggttgtagggactggaggaggttacagagatagggagggttggcggggctggaggaggttacagagatagggattgatgttagggctggaggaggttacagtgttagtgagggttgtagggattggtgGAGgccacagagataggaagggttgtggggactggaggaggttaaagagatagggaggatagtaggagctggacgaggttacaaagataggtagggttgtaggggtggaggagtttaaagcgatagggagggttgcagggactggaggaggtttcagatatagggagggttgtagggttggagtagtttacagagatagggcgggatgtggaggctggaggaggttacagagatagggagggttgtaggggctggaggaggttacagcgataaggaggattgtagggactggatgaggttccagaggtagggtgggttgtaggggtggaggagtttAAAGTGATAGGGAAGGtagtagggggctggaggaggttacagagatagggagagttgtagggactggaagaggttacagagatagacagggttgtagggactggaggagcttacagcgataaggaggattgtagggactggatgaggttccagagatagggagggttgtaggggtggaggagtttaaagcgatagggaggtttgtagggactgaaggagggtacagagatagggagggttgtagggactggaggaggttacagagatagggaagggtgtaggggctggaggaggttacagagatagggagggttggaggggctggaggaggttacagagatagggattgatgttagggctggaggaggttacagtgttagtgagggttgtagggattggaggaggccacagagataggaagggttgtggggactggaggagtttaaagagatagggTGGATaataggggctggatgaggttacaaagataggtagggttgtaggggtggaggagtttaaagcgatagggagggttgcagggactggaggaggtttcagatatagggagggttgtagggttggagtagtttacagagatagggcgggatgtggaggctggaggaggttacagagatagggagggttgtaggtgctggaggaggttacagagatagggagggttgtagggactagaggagtttacagagatagggaggggtgtagggtctggaggaggttacagagatagggaggattgttggggctggaggaggttacagagatagggagggttgtagggactggaggaggctacagagatcgggagagttgtagggactggaggggattacagagatagggaaggttgtagggactggaggggattacagagatagggttgtagggacttgaggggattacagagataaggaaggttgtagggacttgaggggattacagagatagggaaggttgtagggactggaggaggttacagagatagggaggattataGGAGCTGGAGGAATTTACTGAGATAGGGTGGGATGTGggatctggaggagattacagagattgggagggttgtaggtgcttgagcaggttacagacatatggagggttgtagaatctggaggaagttacagagatagggagggttgtaggggctggtgggggttacagagataaggagggttgtagggactggaggaggttacagagataaggagcgttgcagggactggaggaggttacagagatagggagggttgtagggactgggggaggttacagagatagggttgtagatttggaggaggttatagagatagggaaggctgtaggtgctggagggggttacagagatagagaggtttgtaggggctggaggaggttacagaaatagggaggtttgtaggggctgaaggagggtacagagatagggagggttgtagggactgggggaggttacagagatagggttgtagatttggaggaggttacagag encodes the following:
- the mpz gene encoding myelin protein P0; amino-acid sequence: MLQEQKPSVLLCCSLLYALSVLRPSEGISVSTHHNLHKRVGSDVTLYCGFWSSEYVSDLTTLSWRFRPDNSRDIISIFHYGNGIPYIEKWGQFRGRVEWVGDISKQDGSIVIRNLDYIDNGTFTCDVKNPPDVVGTSSDVHLTVYDRIPPVGAGVVSGAIIGTFLGIILLIVGGLYLFRYIVRRRARSETIFFKGASAAERGKASGKAGTVSKGPVLYATLDQSKSGKGASEKKSKLSESKRDKK